In the Telopea speciosissima isolate NSW1024214 ecotype Mountain lineage chromosome 2, Tspe_v1, whole genome shotgun sequence genome, one interval contains:
- the LOC122652369 gene encoding pentatricopeptide repeat-containing protein At2g44880-like yields MTLARTLFDEMPYKSQVSWTAILVGYARTGEVEIARELFNYMPQKDAAAFNAMTDAFVKSGNVDSARELFNEMPERNVVSWTTLIYGYCKNGDLKAARLLFNAMPEKNLISWKAIIGGYCQNKQPQEALELFREMQSYASLEPDKVTIVSILPAIADLGALDLGGWIHRFVRRKKLDKVRNVCTALVDMYAKCGEVLKAKQVFDKMHDREAVSWNAMINGFAINGCAKEALEVFLEMQKEAVEPNEITMLGVLSACNHGGLVEEGKKWFLEMEGRGLSPGIEHYGCLIDLLGRAGHLEEAEQLIVKMPCEINGIILSSFLFACGCRGDVLGTERVMKRAFEMEPKNDGNYVMLRNLYAGERRWKDMEEIKGLMRRNSARKEAGCSVIEVNGGTWEFEAGDRVHPQWHLINWVLGQLLVHMRGETT; encoded by the coding sequence ATGACATTGGCCAGAACCTTGTTCGATGAAATGCCTTACAAAAGTCAAGTGTCTTGGACAGCTATACTTGTTGGATATGCACGGACAGGGGAGGTGGAAATTGCAAGGGAGCTATTCAATTATATGCCTCAGAAAGATGCCGCAGCCTTCAATGCAATGACAGATGCTTTTGTCAAATCAGGGAATGTGGATTCTGCAAGGGAGTTGTTTAATGAGATGCCAGAGAGGAACGTTGTCTCTTGGACTACTTTGATTTATGGGTATTGCAAGAATGGTGATCTCAAAGCAGCTAGATTACTCTTCAATGCAATGCCAGAGAAGAATCTGATCTCATGGAAGGCAATCATTGGGGGTTACTGCCAGAACAAGCAACCTCAAGAGGCATTAGAATTGTTCAGGGAGATGCAATCATATGCTTCTCTTGAGCCAGATAAAGTTACTATTGTGAGCATTCTTCCAGCTATTGCTGATTTAGGAGCATTAGATCTGGGTGGTTGGATTCACAGATTTGTCAGGAGAAAGAAACTGGATAAAGTGAGAAACGTTTGCACTGCATTGGTAGACATGTATGCTAAATGTGGTGAAGTTCTGAAAGCAAAACAAGTTTTCGACAAGATGCATGATAGAGAAGCAGTTTCTTGGAATGCCATGATCAATGGGTTTGCCATCAATGGATGTGCCAAGGAGGCACTAGAGGTGTTCTTGGAGATGCAGAAGGAAGCAGTTGAGCCAAATGAGATAACCATGCTTGGGGTATTGTCTGCTTGTAATCATGGTGGCCTAGTTGAGGAAGGGAAGAAATGGTTTCTAGAAATGGAGGGGCGTGGCCTCTCCCCAGGAATCGAGCATTATGGTTGCCTTATAGATCTTTTGGGGAGGGCAGGGCATTTGGAGGAAGCTGAGCAATTGATTGTGAAAATGCCTTGTGAGATTAACGGGATAATCTTGAGCTCTTTTCTGTTTGCTTGTGGCTGCCGTGGAGATGTTCTTGGGACTGAGAGGGTGATGAAAAGAGCATTTGAAATGGAGCCGAAGAATGATGGGAATTATGTCATGTTGAGGAACTTGTATGCTGGggagagaagatggaaggatATGGAGGAGATTAAGGGATTGATGAGGAGGAACAGCGCCAGGAAAGAGGCCGGTTGCAGTGTCATCGAGGTTAACGGAGGCACTTGGGAATTTGAAGCAGGGGACAGAGTGCACCCCCAGTGGCATTTGATAAATTGGGTGCTGGGTCAATTATTGGTACATATGAGGGGAGAAACCACTTGA